DNA from Amorphoplanes friuliensis DSM 7358:
CGCGGCGTTCCCGCAGTTGTTCTCGCTGGCCCGGTCCGTGCTCGGTGAGGGCGCCGCCGGGCAGCGTTCGGCGCCGGTGTTGCGTTCGGCGTGGTCCCTCGCGTGGGCCGTCGGGCCGCTGCTGGGTGCTCTCGTGCTGTCCCACGGTGGTTATTCGTGGTTGATGTGGACGGCCGCGGGCGTGTTCTTCGCTACCGCGCTGACCGTTCTGGTCGTGCCGCGGCCGGGCGCCGCCATCGTGACGGACTCGGCGCCGGGGCCCACTCCGGTGCTGCTCACCGTGGGTGTGACCCTGTTCTTCGCGGCGATGTTCGCGGGTGGTCTGGCCCTGCCGCTCTTCGTCACCCGGGAGCTGGATCAGTCGCCGACGTCGATCGGTGTGCTCTTCAGCGTCTGCGCGGCGGTCGAGGTCGTGGCGACCTTGGGGCTGGCTCTCGTTCCCGGCCGCGTCAGTCAGCGGACCGTGATCCTCGGTGGTTTTGTGTCCTTTGTCGGCTACTACGCCCTGACGGTGGTGTCGACGGGCATGCTGATGCTGGTGATGGCGCAGGTCCTGCGGGGCGTCGGGATCGCGATCGTCGCGGCGGCCGGCATCCGCTACTTCCAGGACCTTCTCGCACCGGCGACCGGCCGTGCGACCACGCTCTTCGCGAACGCGTCCACGGCCGGTCTCCTGGTCTCCGGCATCCTGTCCGGCCTGGCCGTCGAGCACCTCGGCTACCGGACCACCCTCCTGCTCTGCGGTGTGGCCGCCGCCCTGGGCGGCCTCACCTTCGCGCTCGGCTCCCGCCACCACCCGGGCGGGACCAGCCCGGACAGCGGCCAGGCCCAGCTCGGCAACGGCGGCCGAGATCCGGCGGACCAGCCCGCCACCATGAGCCCGGACCAGGCCGGCCCGGACAACACCAGCCCGGACAGCGGTCAGGCCCAGCTCGGCGACGGCGACCGAGATCCGGCGGACCAGCCCGCCACCATGAGCCCGGACCAGGCCGGCCCGGACAACACCAGCCCCGACAAGGCGGGCTCTCCTAGTTCGTGACCGGCTCGCCGGGGACGGTGAAGAGGGGCTGCCAGGGCTCGTCCGGGCCGATCGGGTACTCGGTCGAGGGTGCGTCGCCCTTGTTGGACCAGCGGGACTGGTACGGCAGGCCCTCGAACATGACCCGGTCCCCGCGCACGTACATGTCGTTCGGGTTCCAGGCCTCCGTCACGTCGGTGACCGTCGGGGTGGGTTTGGGGGCCTTCTCCGCCGGGCCGACCGGGCCGATCACCGACCACGGGGTCGGGTTGCTGCCGTCGCCGGCCGCGGACGGGTCGACGCCCTGGTTGGCCCATTTGGCCTCGTAGACCACACCGTGCCAGACGATCTTGTAGCCGCTGACGTACTGGGCGGTCAGGCGCCACACCGGGTACGGGCTGGTGGCGGGGTCGTCGACGGTCGGGGCCTGGTCGGGGATCGCGACGGATTCGCGGCCCGAGGTGCCGACCGCGCCGCCGGGCAGGCCCGCGAAGACGGCGGAGAAGGCCAACGGCTCCTGAGGTACGCCGCTGCACGTGTTCGAGTGGACGACCACGTTGGCGAACGTGCCGCGGCACGGGGCGTCGCGGTTGAGTGACCACATCGAGACGCGGCCGAGGCCGTTCTCGACGGCGAACTCGGCCAGGCCGCGGGCGTCGGCGACGGTGAAGCGTTCGGCGTCGACGTCGTTCTGGCCGATCATGGGCGTGGCGCCGATGCGGGACCACACCTGCGGTGAGGTGAGCTGGACGCCGAGGCGCAGGTACAGGTCGGTGAGCTGCTTGTGGGTCGCCTGGAGGGCCTGGGTGCTCAGGGCGAGCATGTCCGGGTTCGAGCCCGGCGCCGAGCCGAAGTCCATGGTCATGACGTTGACGCCGCGCAGCTTGACGCCGCCTTCGAGGGTCGTGCGGACCGCGCCGAGGCCGTCGACGGTCAGGCCCTGGGGCGCCACGGGCAGCGTCAGCCACACCGTGAGGGGCTTGCCGGCGGCTTCACGCTCCGCCTGCAGGGTCTTGAGCGCCAGGGCGCGGCGCTGCAGCGAGGCGACGTCCGCTGTGGCCGTACCCTCGATGTCCAGGTCCAGGGTCGAGATGTCGTAACGCTCGACGAGCGTGCGGTAGGCGTCGGTGAGTTTGGCCTGGTCGGTGCAGGCGACGGCGAGTTCGGTGTTGGTGAGGCCGCCGACGCTGAGCATGATGCTGCCGCCCGCGGCGCGCAGCTGGCTGATGCGGCGGTCCAGCTCGAGCGAGGCAGCGGCCTCGTCGGGGCTGTAGGCGCCACCCCAGCTGGGCGCGCAGTTGTCCTTGGGGTCCGCGACGACGAAGGCCAGGGCCACGTCGTTCGCCGGGTTCGCCTCCGGGTCCTGGAACTCGAACGTCGGCGTCAGCGTGACATCGACGTACGGGACGGCCCAGGACTTCGCGGTCGGGCCGGCGGTGTCGCGCAGGTGCAGGACGGCGACGGTGCCACCGGCGCCGAGACCGGCGACGAGCAGGAAGAGAAAGCCGAGCCTGAGCCACGACAGCCGCTCCGCCGGCGCCTCCGGTTCCTGCCATTCCAGGTCGGCGAGGGGGTCGTCCTCCGGCCGCACGGCCTGCTGGGTGGCGCGGTCGGTGAGCATGGGGGCCCTTCCGTCGTGGGTCGTCAGCGGTGGCTCGACCTCAGCAGTCGGATCGGCAGACGCACCGGCGACTGAAGGACGGCGGCCCCGAAACCTTCAAGCGGCGTCCCGCTGCCGCCGATGGGGAGTCGAACGGGCGTGGGTGGTCCTCGCCAGGTACGCCGCACACTCAGTGAAGGGCTATCCATGCAGCGCAACTCGGTGGACCAGCGCAAGCCGGACGCCCAGCGGCAGTGGGGTGCGGACCGGCGGTCGAAGCCGCACCCGCTCGTGCCTCCCGCCGTGTCCGAGGGCCGCATCAACCGCGGCCGGCTCGCGATCGTGCTGACCATCACCGTCTGGGCCTGCTACATCGTCGGCACGGTGATCCAGCAGTTCATCGCCGGGCACGCGAACACGGCGCGGCTGGCCATCGAGGCGATCGTTTACATGATCGTCGTCACCGGGCTGGCGGCTTCGGCCACGGCGTACCTGATCACCCGGATCGGCTTCTTCTACCGCAGCCGGGCGCACCACCGGGCGCCGCGCATCGTCCTGGACACGTTCCTGCAGGGTAAGACCCCGTCGGTCACGGTCATCGTGCCCTCTTACCAGGAGGACGAGCGGGTCATCCGTACGACGCTGCTCTCCGCGGCGTTGCAGGAATACCCCGGCCTGCGGGTGACCCTGCTGATCGACGACCCCCAGAATCCGCGTACGCGGGCAGCCCGTGATCTGCTCCTGGCCGCACGGGCGCTGCCGGGCGCGATCGAGGCCGAGCTGGCCGCGCCCTTCACCCGGGTGCAGGCGGCCTACGAGCGCTTCGAGCAGTCCCTCGACGAGCGCGACGAGCGGGTCACCACGACCGCCGACATGCGCGACCTGGCCGACGAGTACCGCGTCGCCGCCGGCTGGCTCTTCGGCCTCGGCCACCGCCAGGAGATCATCGACCACACCGACGTCTTTTTTGTCGAGCACATCGTGAACGCGCTCGGCGAGGACCTCGGCACGATCGCCGAGGCGCTCGACGGTGGCGCCGAGGACAACACGGCCCTGCCGGTCGACCGGCTGATCCAGCTCCACCGGCGCCTGGTTGCGATCTTCGACGTGACGATGAGCAGCTTCGAGCGCAAGCGGTACGTGTCGCTGTCCGGTGAGCCGAACAAGGCCATGAACCTGAACAGCTACATCGGGCTGATGGGCGGCAGTTACCAGGAGGTCGGCACCCCGCTGGGCGTCGCCCTGGTGCCAGCCGGCCCCGGCCAGGCCGAGCTGACCATCCCCGACCCGGACTACGTCCTCACCCTGGACGCCGACAGCGTGCTGCTCCCGGAGTACGCCCTGCGCCTCGTGCACCTGCTCGAGCAGGGCGCCCACGAACGGGACGCCGTGGCACAGACGCCGTACAGCGCGTTCCCCGGCGGGGCGACCCGCATCGAACGCATCTCCGGCGCCACCACCGACATCCAGCACATCGTGCACCAGGGCATGACGCACTACGACGCCACGTTCTGGGTCGGCGCCAACGCCGTGCTGCGCAAGAAGGCCCTGGACGACATCCGCGAGGTCTCGTACGAGGGTGACTGGGAGATCCGCCGGTACATCCAGGACCGGACCGTCATCGAGGACACCGAGTCGACGATCGACCTCGGTGTGCACGGCTGGACGCTCTACAACTATCCCGAGCGCATGGCGTACAGCGCGACCCCGCCGGACTTCGGCTCGCTGGCCATCCAGCGTCAGCGCTGGGCCAACGGTGGTCTGCTGATCCTGTCGCGGCTCAAGGACCAGTTCCGCGCGCGGACCGCGGCCGGCCGGAAGAATCGCTTCGGCGAGCTCTTCCTGCGGGTCAACTACATGGCCTCCATCTTCTGGAGCTCCGTGTGCCTCGTGATCATGCTCGTGTACCCGTTCAACGCCGACCTGCTCAACCCGATCCTGCTGCTGGTGTCGGTGCCGTACTTCCTGATGATGAGCGCCGACCTGAAGTCCGTCGGGTACAAACGCCTCGACGTGCTGCGTGTCTACGGATTCAACCTGATCCTGCTCCCGGTCAACCTGTCCGGCAGCTTCGCGTCGATCCTCCAGCTCCTGACCGGCGAGAAGAGCCAGTTCAAACGCACCCCCAAGGTACGGAACCGCACGACAGCCGCGACGTCGTACCTGCTCGCCCCGCTGGCTCTGATCGCGCTCTGTGCGTACACAGCGGTTCGTGACATCCAGCTGCAGCAGTGGGACAACCTCGTCTTCGCCGGCCTGAACCTGGTGCTCGCCACGTACGCGATGGTGGCCTTCGTGGGTGTGGGCAACACGATCGTCGACCTGTTCACCCACCTGCGCCAGTGGCTCTACCGCCCGGCCCGCCCGGCCAAGCGCGCCGTCGCCCCGCGTCCCGCGCAGACCAACCACGCCGAGGGCCAGGCCCTGGCGCCGACCGGCGCGATCGGCGACTGGGCGTCGGTGCTGCACTACCGCTCCGAGCGCGGCTCGTCCGGCCTGGTCGCGGTCCGTTCGACACAGGCCCCGGCCGCGGGTCGCAAGAGCCCGCAGTCCCGCTCGAACTCCTTCGAGGAGTTCACCTTCTTCACGGTCTTCCAGCCGATCTTCGAACTGGGCTCGGCCGAGGTGGTCGGTTACGAGGCGCTGACCCGTTTCGCGGACGGCACCCGCCCCGAGCGCGGTCTGGCGGCGGCCGAGGCCAAGGGCATGCACATCGACCTCGACGCGGCCCTGATCCGTGCCGCGCTGGCCTCGTCCACCGCCCTCCCCGAGGGCACCTGGCTCGCGGTCAACGTCTCCAGCGATCTGCTGCGCCGCCCGCGCGAGCTCGAGCCGCTGCTGGCGGAGAGCACGCGCCCCCTGGTCCTGGAGATCACCGACCCCGACGGCGCCGACCTCGACAACCTGCCTGCCGGCGTACGCATCGCCGTGGACGACGCGGGCGCGGGTTACGACACGCTGGCCCGCCTGGAGTCGCAGAAGCCGGCGTTCCTGAAGCTCGGCCGCGCGTCGCTGGCCGGGGTGGAGAAGGAGGGCGCCCGCCGCGCCTCGATCCGCTCGCTGGTCGAGTTCGCCAAGGAGAACAACTGCACGGTCATCGCCGAGGGCATCGAGTCGGCCCAGCAGCGCGACGCGCTCGCCGAGTGCGGGGTACCGCTCGGCCAGGGCTTCTACCTGGGCCGCCCGGTCCCGGTGGAACGCGCCCTGGCCGACGCCGCCGGCCGCTGATCAAGCTGGGGCGGGCCGATCCTGGTCCGCCCCACGCTCCAGCGAAGCGATGATGATCTCTCGTGCCGCATCGACGGTGACGGCCAGAGCGGCCGGGTCCCGGCCGATGCGTTCGGCGCCCGAGCGCATGACCCCGGACAACAGCTCCACCACCAGCTGTACGTCGCCGACCTGGCGGAACTCTCCGCCGGTGATGCCGTCCCGCACGACCCGCTCGGTCTCGACCACCACCTCGTGGAACGGGCTGCCCGGCCCTTTCGGCTCCCCGACCGGCGGCAGAGCCGCGCCGGGCCGGAACATCAGCTGCATCACCGGGTCCGTGAACGCCTCCAGGACCACCTCGATGATCTCCCGCAGCCGCTCCCCGGCCGGATCCGCCGTCCGCGCGGCGACGACGGCCACCCGCTCGACCGCCGGCCGGCCCAACCGCTCGGTCAAGGCCACGACCAGCGCACTCTTGTCACCCGCATAGTTGTAGAGCGTGTTGCGGGCGAGCCCCGTCCGGGCGGCGAGATGCCCCATGGTGATCGAGTCGTAGTCGCGTTCGAGCAGCAGCTGACGCATCGCCCCGGCGAGCTCGGACCAGACCAGCTCGTGGTGCTGGGAGATGCTGGCTCCCCGGATCCGCGGCATCCGACCATCCTCCCCCACCGGTTCCCCCGTTCCTACCACCGCCCGGATACCTTGCGGTGGTGAACGCGGACCAGGTCGCGTCTCTGGTCCGGCTCGCCGGCTACGGCCCGCGAGATCCGGTACTGGTCGGCGCGCAGCTCGACGACGCACCGCCCGTCCTTCTCCCCGGCGGCCGGGCGCCCCTGGTCTACATCGCGTCGCTGTCCAAGCAGTTCACGGCCGCCTGCGCGGCTCTGCTCGTCCGGCAGGGACGCCTCGACGTCGAGTCGAGCCTGGCGAGGTGGATGCCCGAACTGCCCGCGTGGGCGGCCACCGTGCGGGTGCGCCACCTGATCCACCACACGAGCGGCTTGTCCTTCGACGAGGCCCGGCACGCTGAGTGTGACCGGACCACCGCCGGCGTCCTCGCCGCCCTCGACCACCTCGACAGCCGGCCGGGAACCGAGTTCCGGTACAGCAACGCGGGCTACGTCTGCCTGGCTACCGTCGTCGAACGCGCCGCGGGTCAGCCGCTACCCCGCTTCGCCCAGGATCACCTGTTCGCCCCGCTCGCCCTGAACGACACCCGCTACTGGTCCGGACCGGCACCCCACCCACCCGGCGCAGCACCGACCGACCACCGTCACCCGGCACCGCTCTCCCTCGGCGACGGCGGTGTCTGGTCGACAACCCCCGACCTGCTGCGCTGGAACCAGGCCCTCGACCACGACGAGCTGGGCATCTCGGCGCTGCTGCACACACCGGGCCACCTCGACGACGGCACGCCGCTCGACTACGCGTGGGGTGTCGGTGTGCGTACCCGGGGAAATGATCGGATCCATCGCCACGGCGGCAGCTGGCCGGGCGTGACCGCCCAGCTCGTCCGCATCCCGTCGCGGCGCTCGGGGTTTGTCGTCCTCGCGCTCGACAACAACCAGGACCGCACGGCCGCCCTCGCCGAGGCCATGCTGCAGGCACTCACCCCGTAGGGCCCATCATGGGCTCCATGCCCGAAATCTCCGTGCGTGCGATGACCCCCGCCGAATTCGACCATTGGAACGAGTCCACCGTGCACGAACTGGCCGCGGTGAACGTCGCGGCCGGCAACTGGCCCGCGGACGAGGCCGTGGACCGGGCCCGCCAGTCCCGCCTCGAGCGGCTGCCGGACGGCGTCGACACCGCCGACATGCTGTTCCTCCTGGGTCTGCGGCCCGACAGCACCCCGATCGGCTTCCTCTGGATCGGCCTGAAACACCCCCGCGGCGTGCAGGACTGCGCCTTCCTCTACTTCATCGAAGTCACCGAAGCCCACCGCGGCTCGGGCTACGGCCGCGCCCTGCTGCAGGCCGGCGAGCAAGCGGTCCGCGCCCGCGGACTGTCCTCCCTCGAACTCAACGTTTTCGGCGCCAACACCCGGGCCGTCCACCTCTACGAGACCGCCGGATACACCGTCGTCACCCAGCAGATGCGCAAACCCTTGTGACAACGATCAAAGTGGACGGGGTGCGCTCGGCCCAGGAAGCGGTCACCCTGGAGACACTGGGCGCCGACCTGATCGGCGTTGCGCTCAGCCCGAACCCCCGGTCCCCCGGCACGCCGGTGCTCACCGAAGAGCAAGCAGCCACGATCGCCGACGCCCTGATCCACGCCGTCCTGGTCACCAGCATGGAGCTGACCGACCGCAACCAGGTGCTGCGCAGCGTGGCGGCCACCGGCGCAGGCCTGGTCCAGACGATCACCGCATCGATCCCGCCGCCCGACGTGCGGGCAGCGCTCCGCGAAGCCGGGGTCGGCATCGTCTACAGCGGCCTGGAGATCAACCACGACGACGATCCGGGCTGGGTGTTCGGGGCCTTCACGGACGTGCCGGATCTGAACGCGGCACTGTTCCAGGTCGAGGTGCTGCCGGAGTACACCGGCTCGTGGGCGTTCCTGCGCGACGAGTCCCCGGAGTTCGCGGCGGAGTTCCAGATCGCCGACCTCGACGCGCTCGGTCGCGAACGGCCGCTCGTGGTCGGCCTGGACTTCACGACCGGCAACGTGCGGGAGATCATCGCCGCGCTTCCCTGGGTACGGGGAATTGCCCTCACGCGCGGGGATGCGGTGCGCGTGCTGGGGGCGGTCGGCGGATAGTCGCGTACCCGACGGGGTTGTTTCGGTGGGGTGGCCGGGGGACCTATGGTCCGGGCATCGCGTCCGCTTGCCGTGCTGGATGCCCGGGTGGGGCGGGGAGTGGTTCGGCTGACCTCCGCGAGGACGGTGCGGCTCGGCGGGCATGCTCTGGTCGGAAGGCGGGAGGAGCAGGCCGTCATCCGTGCTGCCGTGGCCGCGGCGGGCGAGGGGTGCGGTGGTGTCCTCTTTGTCGTCGGTGAGGCCGGCATCGGGAAGAGCAGGCTGGCGGCCGAGGCGGCCCGGCTGGCCACCGGGGCCGGGCAGTGTGTGGTGCGCGGGCGGGCGACGACCAGCTCTGCGCAGTACCGCGCGTTGCGGGAGGCGTTCATGTCGACGCTGCGGCGGACCGGGCCGCCCGGCGATCCGCAGCTGGTGCCGTACAGGGCCGCGTTGTCGCGGCTGGTGCCCGAGTGGCAGCTGACGCGTCCACCGGGTGTGGACGATGCGCCGGTGGTGCTGGCCGAGGCCGTGTTGCGGCTGCTCGTCTCGCTCGGCGGCGGTCACGGGTGTGTGGCCGTACTGGAGGATCTTCACGACGCGGACGCGGACACTCTCGCGGTGGTTGATTATCTGGTCGACAACCTCGGGCAGGAGCCGGTGCTGGTGGTGGCGACCGTGCGGTCCGGGCCGGGCGCCGGGGCGGATCTGGTCCGGGCGGCGGGCCGGCGGCGTGCTGCCACCGTCCTGGAGCTGGACCGCCTCGACGACGGCGAGGTGCGGGAGCTCGCGGCGCTGTGCCTGGAGGTTCCCGGCGACCGGGTGCCGGAGCCGATCCTGACCCGGCTCCTGGAGGTCGCCGACGGTGTGCCGTTCCATGTGGAGGAGCTCCTCGCCGACGGGGGGAACGGCGTGCCGCGCACGCTCAGTGAAGGTGTGGCCGCGCGCGCCGATCAGCTCGGGCCGCAGGGCAGGGCGCTGGTGCAGGCCGCGGCGCTGCTGGGCCGCCGGTTCGCAGCGACCGTCGCGGGTGAGGCCGCCGGTGTCACCGGTGATGACCTGGCCACGTGTCTGCGGCTCGCCGCCGACGCGCAGTTCGTCCGGCCCGGCAGCGAACCCGACGTGTACGTGTTCCGGCACGCCCTGACCGCTGAGGCTCTGCGCGGGGGCATGATCCCGGCCGAGGCGGCGAGGCTGGCACGGCGTGCGGCGCAGGTGATCGGCGAGCGGGACGAGGACCTGGCCGCGGAGCTCTGGTGCCGGGCCGGTGATCTCCGGCGCGCCGCCGGGTCGAGGAGCCGGCTGGCCCGCCGGGCCCTGGCCGAGGGTGCCGTCTCGACCGCGATCGTGCAGGCCGAACGCGGCCTGGAGCTGGTAAAGGACCAGTCGGCGGGCGAGCCGGTGCTCGGCGAGCTGCGCGAGGTCCTGCTCGACGCGCTCATCGACGCCGGCGAGGTCGAACGCGCGGTCGAGCTGGGCACCTGGCTGGACCTGCACACGACCACCGCGCGCCGGGCGACCGTGCATCTGCGCCTGGCCCGGGCCGCCGCGGCCGCCGGGCAGTGGGCCGAGGGACTGCGCCAGATCGCGGGCGTACGACGGCTCGCCGGGCCGGACGCCGAGGTCGACGCGGTCGAGGCGTGGCTGACCTTCCTGCGGCCCGCACCCGACCGCATGCTCCGGGCGCGGCAGCTCGCCGGCCGTGCGCTGGAGAACGGCCGGCCGGAGGTGCTGTGCGCCGCCCTCGAGGTGCTGGCCAGCTGCGCACGGACCACCGACCTGGAAGCCTCCCGGGTGTGGTGCGATCGGGCGCTCGCGGTGGCGGAGGATCACGGCCTGACCACCTGGCGGGTCCGCTTCCTGTTCCACCTGGGTGTCCTCGACGCGATCCACGACGCCGACCCGGCCCGCCTGATCCTGGCCCACGACACCGCCGTCGCGTCCGGTGCGGTGGTCACCGCCCTGGTGATCGGGTGTGAGCTGGCCGTCGTGCATCTCACCCGCGGCGACCACGACGCGGCCGAGCGCTGTGCGCAGGCAGCCGAGACGGCCGCCGCCCGGTTGCGCCTGGCCGAGACCCGCCTGATCGCTCTGGCGCTGCGCGTGTGCGTCGCGGCCCATCGCGGGTCCCGCGAGCAGACCGAAGTGCTGTACGACCGGTACCGGGCGCTCGGCGGTGACGACATCGACCACGCGGCGGCGGTGCAGGGCCTGGGCCTGGCCTTCTGCTCGCTGCTGGAGGACAACCCGGAACGCGCGTGGCAGGACCTCGACCGGGCGATCGCCCGGGAGGACAACCACCCGCCGCACTACCTGTCGTTCAACCGCGGGCCGTACCTGCTGCTGGCGACACTCGCGGGCAAGGCCGGGCGGGCCGAGCACGACGAGCTGGCCACCTCCGCGCACGGGCAGGCCCGGTGGAACCGGCAGTTCGTGACGCTGAGCCGTGCCGTCCTGGACGGTTGTGAGGGCAACGGCGACGAGGCCGTCGCCGCGGTCGCCGAGTTCGAGGAGCTGGCCACGCCGTACCCCCTTGCTCATCATCTCGGCCTGCGCCTGATCGGTGAGCGCGCCCACGCCGACGGCTGGGGCCGGCCCCGCGACTGGCTCACCGCGGCCGAGACCTACTTCCACCGGACCGATTCGGTACGCCTGGCAGCAGCGTGCCGCACCCAGCTGCGTGACATGGGCGTACCGGTGGCGCAGCGACGCCGGGGCAGCGACCGGATCCCGCCGGCCCTGCGCCGGATGGGGGTGACCGTGCGGGAGTACGAGGTGCTGGAGCTGCTCGTCGACCGCCTCGGCAACAAGGAGATCGCGGGCCGGCTGTTCCTGTCGCCACGCACGGTGGAGAAGCACGTGGCGAGTCTGCTGCTCAAGACCGGTCACGACGACCGGACCGGATTGGCCCGCTTTGCCGTGCGGGAGCGGGAATCCGGGTAGTCCGGGCCGGAACATGGGTGGATCGACTCGGCCGTCGCCGCCGGTGCCTCGACCAGACTCCGCAGGATGAGTTCACTATCGACGGTCCTGCTGGCGCTGCTGCTGACCGGGCAACCGGTCGTCGCCGAACGTGACAGCCCGTGGACCCCAGTTCCGACCCCGAACCCGAGCATGGCCACGAACCGTCTGCTCGGCACGACCGCGATCGGTGACCGCGCCGCGTGGTCGGTGGGCACCTGGCAGGACAACCTGACCGGCCGGCAGCGCTCGCTGATCCAGCGCTGGGACGGCGCGACCTGGCAGAACGTCGACGCGCCGGCCACGCGTACCGGACATGACTCCCTGACCGCGATCGCCGGCAGCGGGCCGGCCGACCTGTGGGCCGTGGGTTTCACGGCGCGGTCGAAGCACGATCCGGACAAGCCGGCCGATCCGGACCAGGGCCGGCCTTTGATCATGCGCAGCGACGGCATCACCTGGGCTTTCGAGGACCTGGACCCGGTCGGCGTCTCCGGTCACCTGTCCGCCGTCGACATGATCTCCGCCGACGACGGCTGGGCGGTCGGCTCCTACGTCCCGCAGGAGGGTGCCGTGCCGCAGGGCCTGATCCTGCGCCGGACGAGAGCCGGCTGGCAGCACGTTCCGCCGCCCGACCTCGGCTCACGGCCGCTGCACCTCACCGGCCTCACCGGTACGCGCACCGACGACGTCTGGGCGGTCGGCTATCTCGGCACCCTCGGGTCGGCCGCGGAGGCCGTCGTTCTGCACTGGAACGGCGAGAAATGGCAGCAGTCCCCCCTCGACATCGATCCCGGTGTGCAGTCGGCGCTGTTCAGCGTGTCCGCCCGCGCCCCCGGTGACGTGTGGGCGGTGGGGTACACCTGGGCCGCCGGCAAACGGACGGGTTTTGCGCTGCACCACACGGCCGGGCGGTGGCAGCAGGTGCCCGTCCGGGTCGACGAGCAGGGCACTCAGCTGCGCAGTGTGGTCGCCGTGCCCGCGGGCGTCTGGGCGGTCGGCTACTACCTCGTCGACGGTGTCGACAACGCCCTGGTGATGACCTATGACAACACCGGCTTCGTGAAGGAGGCACCGCCGTCACCGCCGGAGGCCCTGAACGTCGCGGGCACGGCCATGGCCGGCATCACCGCCACCCCGGGCACGGGCGGGCTCTGGGCCATCGGATGCCACGGGGACCGCACACGGGTGCTGCACCGGGACACGGGTGTTCGCTGAGGTGAATGCGGGGGCCGCGTACCCATGTGGACACCCGGTCCCCGCTGGCAGCGTTCCCGGGGCAAGCATCAGCCATCGAGAACGGAGTTCCACCCATGAAGTTGTCCCGCCTGCCGCTCGTACCGGCTGTCGCCGGAGCCCTGATCCTGTCCTTCGGTGCGGCCTCGGCCCAGGCCGCCCCGCTGCCCCAGCAACGATGTGCCAACGACGGCGGCATCAGTTTCAACGCCTGTCTGACGGTCACCTCCACCAGCACCCTCAACGAGTACGAGGTCACCGCGGGCCAGGACGCCATCATGTCGCCGCGGTACGCCCAGGAGATCATCGACCACGGCGGGCAGTTCCGGGCCACCCTCTGGGGTGACGACGGCTCCCGGCGTACCTGGCTCGCCGACCTGGAGCTCAAGCCGGGCTGGCCGGCCGCCGGCCCGGACGGCCTCGGCGTGGAACTCGTCCGGCGGTTGCCGGTCACCGTGCTCAACGAGGACCCCGGCAGCGGCGACGAGGACGAGCTGTACGCGGAGATCACCTACTTCGACTACCACGTGGGCCTCAACGTCACCCACCGCACCGGAACGGTCCGCCACAGCTTCGTCGCCGGCTCCGACGGCGGTGGCAGCTGCGTGGTGGTCTGCCCCTGACCGACACGGTCCGTCACCCCGCTCCGCCGGATCTCCGGCGGAGCGGGGTTCGGGTGCTGTCAGAGGGGTACGCGGCGGCGATGCCCCGTCGCTCCGGAGCGCGTCCTCGTATGCTGCATGCTGCCTTCGGGCTGGCCACGTGTGCGGTCTTCGGGGTGATCACGCTGCGGGCCGGGCTGGACGCGCTGGTGTGGGTCTTCGGTGTGCTCGGCCTGATCGCGGCGGTCGATCTCCTGGTCCTGCGGCGACGGCTCCGTCCCGGCGGCGGCGATTGAGCCCGGTTGATGGCCTGGAACGCGACCTGATCGGCTGACACGTGGTGGCCGGCGCTCAGCAGCGGGTTATGGTGGGGGTCGCCTTCAGCAGCGAGGGTCCGCCGTCACTGGTTACTCTCCTGCAGCGGAGTCTTCCATGAGTCTCTCCCCGTCGAATTCGACACGGCGTCCCGAGCACGGTCCGGTCGTGGA
Protein-coding regions in this window:
- a CDS encoding chitinase, whose protein sequence is MLTDRATQQAVRPEDDPLADLEWQEPEAPAERLSWLRLGFLFLLVAGLGAGGTVAVLHLRDTAGPTAKSWAVPYVDVTLTPTFEFQDPEANPANDVALAFVVADPKDNCAPSWGGAYSPDEAAASLELDRRISQLRAAGGSIMLSVGGLTNTELAVACTDQAKLTDAYRTLVERYDISTLDLDIEGTATADVASLQRRALALKTLQAEREAAGKPLTVWLTLPVAPQGLTVDGLGAVRTTLEGGVKLRGVNVMTMDFGSAPGSNPDMLALSTQALQATHKQLTDLYLRLGVQLTSPQVWSRIGATPMIGQNDVDAERFTVADARGLAEFAVENGLGRVSMWSLNRDAPCRGTFANVVVHSNTCSGVPQEPLAFSAVFAGLPGGAVGTSGRESVAIPDQAPTVDDPATSPYPVWRLTAQYVSGYKIVWHGVVYEAKWANQGVDPSAAGDGSNPTPWSVIGPVGPAEKAPKPTPTVTDVTEAWNPNDMYVRGDRVMFEGLPYQSRWSNKGDAPSTEYPIGPDEPWQPLFTVPGEPVTN
- a CDS encoding EAL domain-containing protein translates to MQRNSVDQRKPDAQRQWGADRRSKPHPLVPPAVSEGRINRGRLAIVLTITVWACYIVGTVIQQFIAGHANTARLAIEAIVYMIVVTGLAASATAYLITRIGFFYRSRAHHRAPRIVLDTFLQGKTPSVTVIVPSYQEDERVIRTTLLSAALQEYPGLRVTLLIDDPQNPRTRAARDLLLAARALPGAIEAELAAPFTRVQAAYERFEQSLDERDERVTTTADMRDLADEYRVAAGWLFGLGHRQEIIDHTDVFFVEHIVNALGEDLGTIAEALDGGAEDNTALPVDRLIQLHRRLVAIFDVTMSSFERKRYVSLSGEPNKAMNLNSYIGLMGGSYQEVGTPLGVALVPAGPGQAELTIPDPDYVLTLDADSVLLPEYALRLVHLLEQGAHERDAVAQTPYSAFPGGATRIERISGATTDIQHIVHQGMTHYDATFWVGANAVLRKKALDDIREVSYEGDWEIRRYIQDRTVIEDTESTIDLGVHGWTLYNYPERMAYSATPPDFGSLAIQRQRWANGGLLILSRLKDQFRARTAAGRKNRFGELFLRVNYMASIFWSSVCLVIMLVYPFNADLLNPILLLVSVPYFLMMSADLKSVGYKRLDVLRVYGFNLILLPVNLSGSFASILQLLTGEKSQFKRTPKVRNRTTAATSYLLAPLALIALCAYTAVRDIQLQQWDNLVFAGLNLVLATYAMVAFVGVGNTIVDLFTHLRQWLYRPARPAKRAVAPRPAQTNHAEGQALAPTGAIGDWASVLHYRSERGSSGLVAVRSTQAPAAGRKSPQSRSNSFEEFTFFTVFQPIFELGSAEVVGYEALTRFADGTRPERGLAAAEAKGMHIDLDAALIRAALASSTALPEGTWLAVNVSSDLLRRPRELEPLLAESTRPLVLEITDPDGADLDNLPAGVRIAVDDAGAGYDTLARLESQKPAFLKLGRASLAGVEKEGARRASIRSLVEFAKENNCTVIAEGIESAQQRDALAECGVPLGQGFYLGRPVPVERALADAAGR
- a CDS encoding sugar efflux transporter, with amino-acid sequence MPIFVLFAAVLLLGIADAMVNSYIVLFGADVVGLTPLQIGVWTSVFALGGITISWWLGRLFDRRPARAYAIVVILLGSAGYLLLPRVSNFFVLLLMAATVLGAMGAAFPQLFSLARSVLGEGAAGQRSAPVLRSAWSLAWAVGPLLGALVLSHGGYSWLMWTAAGVFFATALTVLVVPRPGAAIVTDSAPGPTPVLLTVGVTLFFAAMFAGGLALPLFVTRELDQSPTSIGVLFSVCAAVEVVATLGLALVPGRVSQRTVILGGFVSFVGYYALTVVSTGMLMLVMAQVLRGVGIAIVAAAGIRYFQDLLAPATGRATTLFANASTAGLLVSGILSGLAVEHLGYRTTLLLCGVAAALGGLTFALGSRHHPGGTSPDSGQAQLGNGGRDPADQPATMSPDQAGPDNTSPDSGQAQLGDGDRDPADQPATMSPDQAGPDNTSPDKAGSPSS